Genomic window (Chondrocystis sp. NIES-4102):
TTATACTAAATTACACCTACATACTTATCTAAAATAGATAAAAATTATTCAATCAGCAGCTACACAAAAAGATTATGAGCTATCAGATGGATCGACGGGCTTATGCAGATACCTATGGCGCAACAACAGGCGATCGCGTAAGATTAGCGGATACGGAATTGTTTATTGAAGTGGAGAAAGATTACACTACCTACGGTGAAGAGGTAAAATTTGGTGGTGGTAAGGTAATCCGCGATGGCATGGGACAATCTCCCCTATCCCGTGCAGAAGGGGCGGTGGATTTGGTCATTACCAATGCTTTAATTCTCGATTGGTGGGGTGTTGTTAAAGCGGATATCGGTATTAAAGACGGCAAAATTTATCAGATTGGTAAAGCAGGTAATCCTAATATTCAAGACAACGTTGATATTATTATTGGTGCAGCTACCGAAATTGTCGCAGGCGAAGGACATATTGTTACCGCAGGTGGCATTGATACCCATATCCACTTTATTTGTCCCCAACAAATTCAAACGGCGATCGCTTCAGGTATTACTACCATGATTGGTGGTGGTACGGGCCCTGCTACGGGAACAAACGCTACTACCTGTACCCCAGGATCTTGGAATATTTGGCGAATGCTTGAGGCTGCCGAAAGTTTTCCGATGAATTTGGGCTTTTTGGGTAAGGGTAATAGTGCTAAACCATTCGGATTAGTCGAACAGATCGAAGCAGGAGTAATGGGGTTAAAACTACATGAGGATTGGGGAACAACTCCCAAAGCGATCGATACTTGTTTAACAGTTGCCGATCAATATGATGTGCAGGTAGCTATCCACACCGATACCCTCAATGAGGCTGGGTTTGTAGAAAATACCCTCGCTGCTTTTAAAGATCGGGTAATTCATACTTACCATACCGAAGGTGCTGGCGGTGGACACGCCCCTGATATTATTAAAGTTTGTGCCTATCGTAATGTTTTACCTTCTTCGACTAATCCGACTCGTCCCTTTACGATTAATACTTTAGAGGAACATCTCGATATGTTGATGGTTTGTCATCATTTAGATAAAAATATCCCTGAAGATGTTGCCTTTGCAGAATCCCGTATTCGTCAAGAAACTATTGCAGCAGAAGATATTCTACATGATTTGGGCGCATTTAGTATGATCTCTTCCGATTCTCAAGCAATGGGTAGAGTTGGCGAAACTATTATTCGTACTTGGCAAACTGCCCATAAAATGAAGGTGCAACGGGGAGTTTTAAATCCAGAAACTACACAAGCTGCCGATAATTTTCGCGCTAAACGCTATATTGCTAAGTATACTATTAATCCTGCCATTACTCATGGAATTGCTGATTATGTCGGTTCAATTGAAGTAGGTAAACTTGCAGATATTTGTCTTTGGAAGCCTGCTATGTTTGGCGTAAAACCAGAGATTGTAATTAAAGGTGGCGCGATCGCTATGGCTCAAATGGGTGATCCCAATGCTAGTATTCCTACTCCCCAACCTGTATATATGCGTCCTATGTTTGCAAGTTTTGGTAAAGCAACTGCTACTACTTCTATTTCTTTTCTTTCTCAAGCTGCTTTAGATAAAGGTATCCCTCAACAAATTGGTTTGGGTAAAATGATTCGTGCTGTTAGTAATACCCGTAATTTGAGCAAGGCAGATATGAAATTAAATGATGCTTTACTCAATATTGAAGTAAACCCCCAAACCTATGAAGTTCGAGCAGATGGTCAACTATTAACTTGTGAACCTGCTACCGTTTTACCTATGGCTCAACGTTATTTTCTTTTTTAATTCTTGCTATTTTTTTATAAGTGGTTGGATAAGCTTGCTCAACCCAAGCATCCCCAACGCGCTTTTACCTGGCTTAACTAAAATAATTATTGGTGCATCCACCAATGCCGATTAATTATCTTGGCTTGATTCTACTTGATCTTCAGAAGATTGTTTATTCCCAGCATCATTATTATAATTAGAACCTCTCTGGTTTCTCTTACCATAGCGATCCGATGGTTTGCGAAACTTACGAGCATTCATTTTATTACGAGCAGCTTTTTCTTTTTTCGCATGGCGACGTTTAGCCATTGTTTCTTTTAATCTCCATTAAACAAATGAAACGCTATTGGGAAATGCCTATGAAAACCACTATGTTCTATTCCCAAAAGCGTTATTAAATTCTATTTTAGTAAGTTAAGTTGCAATCTAGAAACGATTGTTTCTGCGACCACCAAAAGAACTTCTTTCTTCACGAGGTCTTGCTTTATTAACTTTAAGATTGCGATCCATCCATTCTGCTCCATCTAGAGCCTGAATTGCTTTATCTTCTTCTGCTTCTGCTTCCATTTCTACAAAAGCAAAACCACGTACTCTTCCAGTTTCGCGGTCTGTAGGAATATGTACACGTTTAACAGTTCCATACTCAGCGAAGACATCACTTAGATCTTCTTGATTAATTTCATATGATAGGTTGCCTACGTAAATCGACATAAACGGATTGTCTCCATGATGAATGTTGCGTTGAGAGAGACGATATTCTTAGAACAAAGCTTAATCAATACTTGAGTATCTAAACCCTGCGATACTGAATACAAATTCTATTTTCACATCTTAATTCTCAGTCTGTGCTTATGGTAACACCTTTATCGGTTTTTGAAACCCTAATTTAGGTTAAGTTATGTGCCACAAATCAAGAAAAAATATTAAGGATTTATTATTTAATTCCATTTATCTTAAGGAACTTAAATGTTACACTAGATAGGCTTAACAAAATTCACACATTCAGGATTTCGGGTGTTTTCGCATCAAGAAAATTCGCCTGAATGAAGGATTAACCCGGAATAGGAGTAAAAAAAATAATATGCCAGTCGTTTCTCTCGCAGAACTTTTAGAATCTGGGGTTCACTTCGGACATCAAACTCGTCGTTGGAATCCTAGAATGGCTCAGTATATCTATACTGCTCGCAACGGTGTACACATCATTGACCTGGTACAAACAGCACAATTGATGGAAGAAGCCTATGAGTATATGCGTTCTTCAACAGAAAAAGGGAAGAAGGTATTATTTGTAGGTACAAAACGCCAAGCTGCAGGGATCATCGCCCAAGAAGCATCCCGTTGTGGATCATTCTATGTTAACCAAAGATGGTTAGGTGGAATGTTAACTAATTGGGAAACTATCAAAAGTAGAGTAGAAAGACTCAAGGAAATTGAGCATTTAGATCAAAGTGGTGCTTTAGATAAAAGACCTAAAAAAGAAGCAGCCGTACTACGTCGCGAGATGAGTAAATTACAAAAATATTTAGGTGGCATCAAAATGATGCGTAAAGTGCCAGATATTGTAGTAATTGTTGATCAAAAACGTGAACATAATGCGATCGCTGAATGTCAAAAATTAGGCATTCCTGTAGTTTCCATTTTAGATACTAACTGCGATCCTTTAGTTGCTGATGTGCCTATTCCTGCCAATGATGATGCTATTCGTTCAATTAAATTAATTGTCGGTAAATTAGCAGATGCAATCTATGAAGGTCGTCATGGTCAGTTGGATAATCAAGACGATTATGATGAATTTGATGAAGGAATTGACATAGACGAAGAAGAAGATATTTCGGCTCAAGAAGATGCCCAAATGTATGAAGTGGATTCTGATAGCGAAGAATAACCACTTACTTTACTAATTCTATTTATATTAGGTCGGGGGCATATTTTAAGCCCTCGCCAATGTAATTTAAAATTATTTTGTCCTGTACTTAGTCAAATTAAAAGATAAAAGAATATAAAACAGATGGCAGAAATATCGGCAAAAATAGTTAAAGAACTCCGCGAAAAGACTGGTGCGGGGATGATGGACTGCAAAAAAGCATTAGCAGAAAATAATGGTGACATGACCAAAGCCATAGAATGGCTACGTCAAAAAGGTACTATTTCTGCTGACAAGAAACAAGGTCGTGTAGCAGCAGAAGGATTAGTAGAAAGTTATATTCATACTGGTGGACGTATAGGTGTTCTAGTTGAAGTCAACTGTGAGACAGATTTTGTAGCTCGTCGTCAAGAGTTTCAAGAATTGGTCAAAAATATTGCGATGCAGATTGCAGCTTGTCCTAACGTAGAATATGTCAAGGTTGGCGATATTCCCCAAGAAGTTGCTGCAAAAGAAAAAGAAATTGAAATGGGTCGAGATGACTTAGAGGGTAAACCAGACAATATTAAAGAAAAAATTGTTTCTGGAAGAATTGATAAACGTTTAAATGAAATATCACTACTACCTCAACCTTATATTCGCGATCAAAGTAAAACAGTTGAAGATTTAGTAAAAGAAAGTATTGCTCAATTAGGAGAAAATATTCAAATTCGACGTTTTGCTCGTTTCGTTTTAGGCGAAGGTATCGAAAAAGAAGAATCTAATTTTGCTGAAGAAGTAGCAGCACAAACAAAACAAAAGTAAATGCTACTGCATTAAGGATTTGATGAGGGTAGTTAGAGCCTGCGATCGCGAATTACTTTTATACTACTTAAACTCTAGTTTTAGTTATCTATGTTATGACTTAACTAGAGTTTTTGCTTTTTAAACTTTGTGAGCAAGAAATCCCTTACACACTTCGACAGCTTATGTCTTGATAGGTAACTGAATATAGGATGACAAAATCGCTGGAGCACATTAAACAGAATCTGAATAATTTAGAATTAGCTGTAACCGAAACAGCAGTGGAATTGGAAAAATATTACCAGAGCTATTTAAATGTACTAAGTTTATCAGTTAAACAGCAGTTAATTTTAGCTAGCTATCAAATTTGTACTCAATTTTATCCCCAAGCATTTCTTAATTTATCCTTAAGTAATAAACAAGATCTACAGCAGCTATTAAGACATATTGGGATAGATCTAAAACCTATTTTAGATAGTATTTTGGCAGAAAAAGAGTTAGAGCCAGAGCCAAAGGAGCTTAATTTAATGACAGAATTAATTAAGAATTTACCTAAGCCTAAGAAAAGAAAAGGAGATGAGAAAGAAGAGGAGGAAGAAGCAGAAGAAGGAATATTAACCGCAATAGATTATGAAACAGTTAAAGCCCAATTAGGTAATATTGAATTGATTGCTATAGATACTTCCCTACAAGAGCAGTTAGAAGTAGAAAATACAGAAGCGGAAACAGAAAAACAAGCAATCAATCCTAGAAATCCAGAACATCTTATTTTGTGGCACAAGCAAATTGAAAGAAAGATTAAAAAAACCTTAGATTCTACTTCTAAAAAAGTCAATAAATTATTACAAGATTCAGGTATTATTCCCGATCGCGTTCCTAGTAAAATTATTGATGTAGCGATCCAAACAGATGCTAACGGAGGTAATAGAAATAGCCGTCAATTGCCTAATCTGCCTAATATTCTTCACCTAGCAATTGAGTCTGAAAAGGAAAATCATAACTCTGCTTTAGATACTGCATTCCAGATTAGTTTATTGCGTCTGCGTCTTGCAGAAATAGAATTTAGTGATCATAGTTTAAATGCTCAACGAGGACAAATTCAAAAATTAATTAATCAAATTAAGAAACTG
Coding sequences:
- a CDS encoding ribosomal protein S2, giving the protein MPVVSLAELLESGVHFGHQTRRWNPRMAQYIYTARNGVHIIDLVQTAQLMEEAYEYMRSSTEKGKKVLFVGTKRQAAGIIAQEASRCGSFYVNQRWLGGMLTNWETIKSRVERLKEIEHLDQSGALDKRPKKEAAVLRREMSKLQKYLGGIKMMRKVPDIVVIVDQKREHNAIAECQKLGIPVVSILDTNCDPLVADVPIPANDDAIRSIKLIVGKLADAIYEGRHGQLDNQDDYDEFDEGIDIDEEEDISAQEDAQMYEVDSDSEE
- the tsf gene encoding elongation factor Ts; this encodes MAEISAKIVKELREKTGAGMMDCKKALAENNGDMTKAIEWLRQKGTISADKKQGRVAAEGLVESYIHTGGRIGVLVEVNCETDFVARRQEFQELVKNIAMQIAACPNVEYVKVGDIPQEVAAKEKEIEMGRDDLEGKPDNIKEKIVSGRIDKRLNEISLLPQPYIRDQSKTVEDLVKESIAQLGENIQIRRFARFVLGEGIEKEESNFAEEVAAQTKQK
- the ureC gene encoding urease alpha subunit is translated as MSYQMDRRAYADTYGATTGDRVRLADTELFIEVEKDYTTYGEEVKFGGGKVIRDGMGQSPLSRAEGAVDLVITNALILDWWGVVKADIGIKDGKIYQIGKAGNPNIQDNVDIIIGAATEIVAGEGHIVTAGGIDTHIHFICPQQIQTAIASGITTMIGGGTGPATGTNATTCTPGSWNIWRMLEAAESFPMNLGFLGKGNSAKPFGLVEQIEAGVMGLKLHEDWGTTPKAIDTCLTVADQYDVQVAIHTDTLNEAGFVENTLAAFKDRVIHTYHTEGAGGGHAPDIIKVCAYRNVLPSSTNPTRPFTINTLEEHLDMLMVCHHLDKNIPEDVAFAESRIRQETIAAEDILHDLGAFSMISSDSQAMGRVGETIIRTWQTAHKMKVQRGVLNPETTQAADNFRAKRYIAKYTINPAITHGIADYVGSIEVGKLADICLWKPAMFGVKPEIVIKGGAIAMAQMGDPNASIPTPQPVYMRPMFASFGKATATTSISFLSQAALDKGIPQQIGLGKMIRAVSNTRNLSKADMKLNDALLNIEVNPQTYEVRADGQLLTCEPATVLPMAQRYFLF
- a CDS encoding RNA-binding region RNP-1; this translates as MSIYVGNLSYEINQEDLSDVFAEYGTVKRVHIPTDRETGRVRGFAFVEMEAEAEEDKAIQALDGAEWMDRNLKVNKARPREERSSFGGRRNNRF